From a region of the Impatiens glandulifera chromosome 4, dImpGla2.1, whole genome shotgun sequence genome:
- the LOC124934748 gene encoding increased DNA methylation 1-like, protein MDLNPRSMSSGGQTSETTRYPLIRTILSWLIDNKKIQENTILRYLECNSDEAILEGTIKGHGILCHCCSQIVTLVEFQAHAGSRGLDRPLARIFDELGISLMDYMDEAWYITQKGIKSLEHNEIERRNKTVDEYDAACVICANGGDLLGCANCVSTYHLGCVGVKDVVEGNWLCPYCICKFCGKPSTYKECLIPCSQCEKRYHWKCFQERRTGKPTYLNITCTPVYQELLTRVAIPNELGDGYSMTLLHRIHQESEKSFEEAYRFIVGHTNLAIAKRLMEDCFYSTNDDHMTSMNLINHFIFNQESHFSIIDFRGFYTAVLEKDGVIISAASLKVHGTKFAEIPLIATCENYRNQGMCRKLMTEIESTLNHLNVENLVILSTKEMVGVWMSRYGFKAIESSLAEDLMHRNALMFHDTVRLYKRLTPIQTYE, encoded by the exons ATGGATCTAAATCCAAGATCTATGAGTAGTGGGGGTCAAACAAGTGAAACTACAAGATATCCTCTTATAAGAACAATACTTTCTTGGTTGATTGATAACAAAAAGATTCAAGAGAACACAATTCTTCGATATCTGGAATGTAACAGTGATGAAGCTATACTAGAGGGAACAATTAAAGGTCATGGCATCTTATGCCATTGTTGCTCTCAAATAGTAACATTAGTGGAATTTCAAGCACACGCTGGTAGTAGAGGCCTAGATCGACCATTGGCAAGAATTTTTGATGAGCTTGGTATTTCATTAATGGACTACATGGATGAAGCTTGGTATATAACCCAAAAAGGAATTAAATCTCTTGAGCACAATGAAATAGAGCGAAGAAACAAAACAGTTGATGAGTATGATGCTGCATGTGTTATCTGCGCAAATGGAGGGGATTTGCTAGGATGTGCCAATTGTGTTTCAACTTATCACTTAGGTTGTGTTGGTGTAAAG GATGTTGTAGAAGGAAATTGGTTATGCCCCTATTGCATTTGCAAATTTTGTGGGAAGCCTTCTACTTACAAAGAATGTTTGATCCCATGTTCGCAATGTGAAAAGCGTt ATCATTGGAAATGCTTTCAAGAAAGGAGGACTGGAAAGCCTACATATTTGAACATCACATGTACACCA GTATATCAAGAACTACTGACTAGAGTTGCGATTCCAAATGAGCTTGGCGATGGATATTCAATGACTTTGCTCCATCGAATTCACCAAGAATCTGAAAAATCTTTTGAAGAGGCATATCGTTTTATTGTTGGTCATACAAACCTCGCAATAGCAAAGAGACTAATGGAAGATTGCTTTTATTCTACTAATGATGATCACATGACAAGTATGAACTTGATCAATCACTTCATTTTTAATCAAGA GTCACATTTCTCTATAATTGATTTTAGAGGATTTTATACAGCTGTTTTGGAGAAGGATGGCGTGATTATCTCGGCTGCATCtctaaa AGTTCATGGGACCAAGTTTGCTGAGATTCCCTTGATCGCAACATGTGAAAACTATCGCAATCAAGGAATGTGCAGAAAATTAATGACTGAAATTGAATCG ACTCTTAATCATCTTAATGTGGAGAACTTGGTTATTCTATCCACCAAAGAAATGGTTGGTGTGTGGATGTCAAGATATGGATTTAAGGCGATTGAGAGTTCATTAGCAGAGGATCTAATGCATAGAAATGCATTGATGTTCCATGATACTGTTAGATTATACAAGAGATTAACACCTATTCAG ACATATGAATGA